The window caagcgagttggcccgcagtgcgaagccgccgaatatgaaaatctgtccggggaggaaaacctcaccttggacggcattgttgtggatgattgacggagccatcaaaccttttggtgacgacgcagtggaactctcaatgaaagcactaatttcggtgtcaaaaccggcggatctcgggcagggggtcccgaactgtgcgtctaaggttgatggtaacaggaggcgggggacacgatgtttacccaggttcgggccctctctatggaggtaataccctacttcctgcttgattgatcttgatgaatatgagtattacaagagttgatctactacaagatcgtaatggctaaaaccctagtagtctagcttgtatgattatgattctccctctacggactaaatcctccaatttacatagacaccagaggggaatagggttgtacagagtcggttacacagaAAGGAATCTTCATTATCTGGAGAGGACTGGTGACATCGGCACATTGACGGCTCATTCTGACAACGGCAATGCTCGTTCAGTGATTTATGGACCTCGATGCAATTTTTATTGTGTTTTGAGATGTTAATAGATTTGATCCTTTTCGTAAAAAATATATAGTTAAAGTGCACGCAGAAACACCGACTAAGGCCAGGCCACGCGTGAAGAGATGTACAAGGTAGGGCACAATCACAAAAAGCAAGCGCACCAAAAGAGAGAAAATGACAACAAGGTCGCTAGGGTTTCCGTGGAACGAGGAAAGACAACAACCGGACATGTGCGGATGTGCCAGCCATCGGCGTGGCCACATGGCCATTTGTCGCTGGGTCAACTCTTTGAGTCTTGAGTCTCTCAGATCCACCAAAAATTCGAAATAAGTATGTCGGAAACTTTTTTGGCGGGGAGAGAGAAAAGAGAGGACGTGGAAATAATATTGAGATTGGTCTGTATGCTTGCTCGTATATATAGGGGTCGCTAGGGCCTAGCTTGATATAACCGTAACAATGGCAGCTCCTACTTCACTTCTTCTACTCCTCCTACTGCTGCTGGCGCCGCCGGACTCATCCGCCGCGCCGGTGGCCGGGCTGATTCCCGAGCTCAAATTCTTTGAAAAATCTATCTCGGCCATCGAGGAAGTCGCCGGCTATTACCTGGAAGAAAAGAAGGAGGAGGGCGTCAAGGACGTCTCCGGCGAGCAGAGCAGCGCCGACGACCGCCAGCTGGGCAGCTCGGCGGCCGACAGCTACGGCGCCTTGATCTTCGACCTCCCCGTCGGGACATCGCCGCCGCAGGTCCTCCCCTTTGTCATGGACATCACCACCGACCTCGTCTGGGCGCAGTGCGGCAAGCCCGGGCCCACATACGCACCCACCTTCCGGCCGAACCGCTCCGACTCCTTCTCCCCGATCGGCTGCGCCGACCCGGCATGCAGCCGCCTGATGCCCAAGTACAAATGCGCCGGCCCAAGTGACCGCTGCGGTGGCACCTCCGCCTTCCTCGCCACCGACACGTTCACCTTCGGGACCACGCCCGCCAAAGGCATGGTGTTCGGCTGCATCGGCAAGGTCCCGGAGCGGAACCTCAACAGCACATTCGGCTCCGCCGGCTTCAGCAGGGGGCCGCTCTCACTGGTGTCGCAGCTCCACATCTCCAGATTCTCCTACTTcatcgacgacggcggcggcgacaacaGCTTTGTCAGCTTCAGCGTCGCCGACGACGCGGCGCCGGCCAAGGATAAGGGCAGTCGGAGCACGCCGTTGCTCAAGGGCAAGTACCCTGACTTGTACTATGTTAAGCTAACGGGCGTGCAGGTCGACGGCGAACTCCTCAAAGACATCCCGGAGGAGACCTTCTCCGGCTCCGGCGGGGTGATCCTCAGCACCACCCTTCCACTCACCTACCTCGAACAGGCCGCGTTCAAGGTTCTGAGGCAGAAGCTCTTGACCAGGATCCTGCAGCAGAAGGTCGTCGGGGTACCCAAAAGCCCCGATGAGGACCGCCTGTGCTTCCCCACCAAGGAATTTGCCGCTGTTAAGGTTCCCACCGTCGCGCTGGTGTTTGACGGCGCCGACGCGGCCATGGAGCTCAATGTGAAGAACTACTTCTTCGACGTCGCCGGCAGTGGCCAGACTTGCCTCACCATACGTCCATCGACCGGTGGGTCCGTCCTCGGCAGCCTGCTGCAGACGGGCAGGAACATGACCTACGACATCCATGACGACGGCGGCGTGCTGACGTTTGGGCCGGCGGTGGCCGCAAGTGGGCCAGCTGCGGCGGCGACGAAGGGTGGCGCCCCTGCTCTGGCGCAGGCGTCGCTCGTGACAATAGCCACTCTTCTACTTCTAGGGTGGGTGCTCATCTTCTAGTTCCAGCTAGCCAGATCACGCGGTATAATAATCCTATGCTGCAGTTAAGGTCACATGGAGGCATGTGTTGTGTCAGGCGTATTAGCCAATGTACGTGCATCATTATGGTATCAGGGATTCTTATTTACTAAGTAACTGCATGCATGTgttatgtactactccctccgttcttaaatatttgtctttttagagatttcaacaaatgattacatacggagcaaaataagactCTAAAATGTGtcgatatacatccgtatgtggtagtccatttgaaatcctaaaatgacaaatatttaaaaacggagggagtactaagtaaCTGCATGCATGATGTAAGATTCTTATTTCAGAAGCTGGAAGCACTAATATAATGTCCATCTTTCATTGTTAAGCGTAGCACTAATATTTAAGAGGATGTGAGAATAGGAAGGGGGATGGCTCCCCACGTGACTAGCTTTGCTTCTACTCCATGTCAAACCCATCCCAACCACCGCCACTGACACCACCTACTACCAGTGTAAAAAACGGCATTCTATCAAAAATAGTGTGACCCTTCTCCAAATGCTTAAAATCCACTCCTCAACATCCTCAACCTTAAACCTTATGCGTTCTCAAGcaaaaatttgatgaaaccaaaGTTATCCATCTAGCCAAGCAATAACTTTATTGCCCATAGGCGTATCCTTGTCTTCTCTGCAAGCTATAACCAAGATAACATATCTGTACAAGATAGTACATGCTCAGCTAGGTAACTGGAGCTATGCTTCTTGTCAAAGTTTAATGTATCATGAAAACTAATACTTGAATCCTCTTACTTATTAGCTTATTCACTTCTTTTTGTTGTTTTTCCATTTAAACAAACTTGAGCACAAAGAGTTATACAAAAAGTCAAGATATGGAGATTTTCATTTATGcccactaagagcatctccagccgcgcccctaacagccccccaggcgactttttcggcgccggcgccaaaaaaacggcccagtcgcgcccccaggacgacgAAAAGCGTCGGTTTGgtccttttttccgcccggcggccgcaggccgaacccggcgcgttgGAGGGCGCTTGGGGGCTCCGACGCAAGGGAAAAGCGCGGCTGGCCCACGCCATCAGGTGAAAAGTCAAGAttttcttccccgactcgcctcccaccccccgcgcTCTCGGCCGCCACTAGGTatatcccggcgccgccccgccgcccttcaCCGGTACATAGCCATTCCCGGCCGGAAAAATAGCAGaggttcgccgcggcagcccctccgacaccagctgggcgtttccggccgcggaggggcaGTTTAGCGGCGGGTGCACGCCCACCATGCGCAAGGTGTTCGacgatttgcctgcctcggcgatggactcggatgacgaggaagtgctcgccgcgctgctggaggaggaagccgaggccgacgtccaggaagaagagcatctcatggtgctcgccgccctcgcccagttgctggtgagcaatgaaaagccgcggcgaggtggcttggCGCCGGGGcgtgtgaaagcaaagaaccggcatcgtctcgaaggctactgcatgctctacgccgactacttcgccgatgctccatttCACGGCGACAGAACATTTCGACACCGTTATCGGATGAACAGAAAGCTTTTCCTCcgaattgtgaattccatccgggagttcgacaactacttcaaatgTAAGATGGATTGCACCAGCAAatttggattcacctcgatccagaaatgcacgacagcgatgaggatgcttgcatatggagctcccggtgactcacatgacgactatgggcgcatggccgagtccaccagcctagagtgtttctacaagttttgtcgggcagtggtggcagtgtttggaccgtaatacttgagaacacccaatgcggaagacactgctcggatcctagcacagaatgcagcaagaggatttcctgggatgcttggaagcatccactgcatgcattggaaatggaagaattgcccatttgcttggcaggggatgtataaaggcgccaaaggcggttgcagtgtggtacttgaggcggttgccacacaggacctctggatttggcactccttctttggtatgccaggaactcacaatgacatcaacgtgctgcagtgctctcctgtttttgccaagcttgttgaaggtcattctcacccggtgaacttcgagatcaatgggcggcactacaacaaggggtactatctag is drawn from Triticum dicoccoides isolate Atlit2015 ecotype Zavitan chromosome 4A, WEW_v2.0, whole genome shotgun sequence and contains these coding sequences:
- the LOC119288278 gene encoding aspartic proteinase nepenthesin-1-like, coding for MAAPTSLLLLLLLLLAPPDSSAAPVAGLIPELKFFEKSISAIEEVAGYYLEEKKEEGVKDVSGEQSSADDRQLGSSAADSYGALIFDLPVGTSPPQVLPFVMDITTDLVWAQCGKPGPTYAPTFRPNRSDSFSPIGCADPACSRLMPKYKCAGPSDRCGGTSAFLATDTFTFGTTPAKGMVFGCIGKVPERNLNSTFGSAGFSRGPLSLVSQLHISRFSYFIDDGGGDNSFVSFSVADDAAPAKDKGSRSTPLLKGKYPDLYYVKLTGVQVDGELLKDIPEETFSGSGGVILSTTLPLTYLEQAAFKVLRQKLLTRILQQKVVGVPKSPDEDRLCFPTKEFAAVKVPTVALVFDGADAAMELNVKNYFFDVAGSGQTCLTIRPSTGGSVLGSLLQTGRNMTYDIHDDGGVLTFGPAVAASGPAAAATKGGAPALAQASLVTIATLLLLGWVLIF